From Geomonas agri, one genomic window encodes:
- a CDS encoding ABC transporter permease subunit, which translates to MLNTVAVNLRAIFRDRVFHGIVVVALLFVLIPSVSSLSMRQVTELSITLSLSLLSVILLLLSVSLGATSLWKDIERRYTYSVLSLPLSRSAYLVGKFVAVALFLLLATLVLGTVACCMIWLASGIYPADRPIVWINLVLCIGADLLKYVMLVAYAFLFSTVSTSFFLPIFGTISVFLAGNASQQAYDYVHSPLAKTLSPVVKQAASFLYYLLPNFSAFNLRINAIYGIPLSMKAVALPVMYFCIYTTLLVILATVIFTRREMK; encoded by the coding sequence ATGCTCAACACAGTTGCTGTTAACCTGCGTGCGATCTTTCGGGACAGGGTTTTTCACGGCATTGTAGTCGTTGCCCTGTTGTTCGTGCTAATCCCTTCGGTCAGCTCACTTTCCATGCGGCAAGTGACTGAGCTCTCGATTACCTTGTCGCTTTCTCTGCTTTCTGTAATTCTTCTCCTGCTGTCAGTCTCCCTGGGCGCTACCTCGCTGTGGAAGGATATCGAGCGGCGTTATACCTACAGCGTACTCAGTCTTCCGCTCAGTCGCAGTGCCTACCTCGTGGGTAAATTCGTAGCGGTTGCCCTGTTTTTGCTCCTGGCGACGCTCGTGCTTGGCACGGTCGCGTGCTGCATGATCTGGCTCGCCTCGGGAATTTATCCTGCTGATCGACCTATCGTCTGGATTAATCTGGTTTTGTGTATTGGGGCCGATCTGTTGAAATACGTCATGCTGGTCGCCTACGCCTTTTTGTTTTCCACGGTCAGTACCTCGTTTTTTCTCCCCATTTTTGGCACCATTTCCGTGTTTCTTGCCGGAAACGCCTCTCAGCAGGCCTACGACTATGTCCATTCTCCACTGGCCAAGACGTTGTCTCCAGTGGTTAAACAGGCGGCCTCGTTTCTCTACTACCTGCTGCCCAATTTCAGCGCCTTCAACCTCAGGATCAACGCCATTTACGGGATTCCCCTGTCGATGAAAGCCGTGGCCCTTCCTGTCATGTACTTCTGCATCTACACGACCCTGCTGGTGATCTTGGCAACGGTTATTTTCACCCGACGCGAGATGAAATGA
- a CDS encoding type IV pilin protein encodes MLNKIRSNKGFTLIELLIVVAIIGILAAIAIPQFSAYREKAFNAASNSDLKNWKTGQEAYYADVQTYPAYYEYN; translated from the coding sequence ATGTTAAACAAAATCAGAAGCAACAAAGGCTTCACCCTGATCGAGCTCTTGATCGTCGTCGCGATCATCGGCATCCTGGCCGCCATCGCGATTCCGCAGTTCTCCGCTTACCGCGAGAAGGCCTTCAACGCTGCTTCCAACTCCGACCTGAAGAACTGGAAAACCGGACAGGAAGCGTACTATGCTGACGTGCAGACCTACCCGGCATACTACGAATACAACTAA